The Eubacteriaceae bacterium Marseille-Q4139 genome has a window encoding:
- a CDS encoding MarR family transcriptional regulator: MEKDCGMWINILSHKLMKRMNADLQTLGLTGVQSRLIHFVLTKSAAGPVFQRDVEAAFGLSRSTVTGILQLMEKNGLILRESAENDGRLKSLVLTEKAVCLHEQVGEYLRRNEARLIQGLSDEQLAQFLETAARMSANLD, encoded by the coding sequence ATGGAAAAAGACTGCGGAATGTGGATTAACATTCTGTCCCATAAGCTGATGAAGCGGATGAATGCCGATTTGCAGACCTTAGGCCTTACCGGGGTGCAGAGCCGTCTCATACATTTCGTGCTCACAAAAAGCGCCGCCGGGCCAGTGTTCCAGCGTGACGTGGAAGCCGCCTTCGGACTCAGCCGTTCCACCGTGACCGGCATCCTTCAGCTCATGGAGAAGAATGGCCTGATCCTGCGGGAGAGCGCAGAAAATGACGGGCGCTTAAAAAGCCTGGTTCTCACGGAAAAGGCCGTATGCCTGCACGAACAGGTCGGCGAATATCTTCGCCGGAACGAGGCGCGCCTGATCCAGGGCCTTTCCGACGAACAGCTCGCACAGTTTCTGGAAACTGCCGCACGCATGTCTGCAAATCTCGATTAA
- a CDS encoding S-ribosylhomocysteine lyase has protein sequence MEKIASFTVNHLRLLPGVYVSRRDMAGDTPVTTFDIRMTRPNHEPVMNTAEIHTIEHLGATFLRNHRVFASKVLYFGPMGCRTGFYLLLAGDYESADIIPLLQEMFLFIRDFDDAVPGAAARDCGNYLDMNLPMAKYLAGKFYDEVLENIQEEQLVYPE, from the coding sequence ATGGAAAAAATCGCCAGCTTCACCGTCAACCACCTCCGCCTTCTCCCCGGCGTCTATGTTTCCCGGAGAGACATGGCCGGGGACACGCCGGTCACGACCTTTGACATCCGTATGACACGCCCCAATCACGAGCCGGTCATGAACACGGCTGAGATCCATACCATCGAACATCTCGGCGCCACGTTCCTCAGAAACCACCGCGTTTTCGCAAGTAAGGTTCTGTATTTCGGCCCTATGGGATGCCGGACAGGATTTTACCTGCTTCTCGCCGGAGATTATGAATCAGCCGACATCATCCCGCTTCTCCAGGAGATGTTCCTGTTCATCCGCGACTTTGATGACGCGGTTCCCGGCGCCGCCGCCAGGGACTGCGGAAACTATCTGGACATGAATCTCCCGATGGCAAAGTACCTGGCCGGGAAATTCTATGATGAAGTCCTGGAAAATATCCAGGAGGAACAGCTCGTATATCCGGAATAA
- the trpS gene encoding tryptophan--tRNA ligase, translated as MLDGKKTLFSGMQATGNLTLGNYLGALKNWVTISDDYQTFFSVVDMHSITVRQDPAELRRRARTLLTLYIAAGLDPEKNCIYYQSHVSGHAELAWILNCFTYMGELNRMTQFKDKAAKHADNINAGLFTYPVLMAADILLYQADVVPVGIDQMQHLELTRDIAIRFNNLYGDVFTIPEAYIGKAGAKIMSLQDPAKKMSKSDENPNGSIYLMDDPDTIIRKCKRAVTDSEGAVRYRDEQPGIKNLIDIYCACTGCVPADVEREFDGKGYGDFKMAVGEAVVAVLKPLQDRFAELSKDKAYIDHVIKENAEKAAYFSNKTLRKVQKKVGFPERIR; from the coding sequence ATGTTAGACGGAAAGAAGACATTATTCAGCGGAATGCAGGCAACCGGAAACCTGACTCTCGGGAATTACCTGGGGGCTTTGAAAAACTGGGTGACGATTTCCGATGATTATCAGACATTTTTCAGCGTTGTGGACATGCACTCCATCACAGTCCGCCAGGATCCGGCGGAGCTGCGGCGCCGTGCGAGAACACTTCTCACGCTTTATATTGCTGCCGGGCTGGATCCGGAAAAAAACTGCATCTACTACCAGTCCCATGTATCCGGCCACGCCGAGCTGGCATGGATTTTAAACTGCTTCACCTATATGGGCGAATTAAACCGCATGACCCAGTTTAAGGACAAGGCAGCCAAGCATGCCGACAACATCAACGCCGGCCTGTTCACCTACCCGGTTCTTATGGCGGCCGACATCCTCTTATACCAGGCCGATGTGGTGCCGGTGGGCATCGACCAGATGCAGCATCTGGAGCTGACCCGCGACATTGCGATCCGCTTCAACAACCTGTACGGCGACGTGTTCACGATTCCGGAGGCATATATCGGAAAGGCCGGCGCCAAGATCATGAGCCTTCAGGATCCGGCGAAAAAGATGTCCAAGTCTGACGAGAACCCCAACGGCAGCATCTACCTGATGGATGACCCGGATACGATCATCAGAAAGTGCAAGAGGGCCGTGACGGATTCCGAGGGCGCTGTCCGCTACCGCGACGAGCAGCCGGGAATCAAGAACCTCATTGACATTTACTGTGCATGCACCGGCTGTGTGCCGGCCGATGTGGAGCGGGAGTTTGACGGAAAGGGCTACGGCGATTTCAAGATGGCCGTCGGCGAGGCAGTTGTCGCCGTATTAAAGCCGCTTCAGGACAGGTTCGCAGAGCTTTCCAAGGACAAGGCCTATATCGACCATGTGATTAAGGAAAACGCGGAGAAGGCCGCATATTTCTCCAACAAGACACTGAGAAAAGTGCAGAAAAAAGTAGGATTTCCCGAGCGCATCCGGTAA
- a CDS encoding fumarylacetoacetate hydrolase family protein — MKFVTYMVSGRMLTGVLNPEETWVYPISAAGMEYGSMEEMIRHAGASELEMAEYISRREPYEVPGAVPIGEVKLLAPIPHPAQDVICLGINYMAHAKEAARFQKESFEQKAQAIYFSKRVNRAVDPEGEIPAHENLTKQLDYEAELAVIIGKDAKDVPEERVQEYLFGYTVLNDVSARELQTGHGQWYFGKSLDGFCPMGPCVLTADSVPFPPKLSICSRVNGELRQDSNTELFIHGIAEVVAELSRGMTLKAGTIIATGTPAGVGMGFDPPKFLKPGDTVECEIEGIGILKNIIGE; from the coding sequence ATGAAATTTGTGACGTACATGGTATCCGGCAGGATGCTTACAGGCGTGCTGAACCCGGAGGAGACATGGGTGTACCCCATTTCGGCTGCCGGGATGGAATATGGGAGCATGGAAGAGATGATCCGTCATGCCGGGGCTTCGGAGTTGGAAATGGCAGAATACATTTCGAGACGGGAGCCGTATGAGGTGCCGGGAGCCGTGCCCATCGGGGAGGTGAAGCTTCTCGCCCCGATTCCGCATCCGGCGCAGGACGTCATTTGCCTCGGAATTAACTATATGGCCCACGCCAAGGAGGCGGCCAGATTCCAGAAGGAATCCTTTGAGCAGAAGGCTCAGGCCATCTATTTTTCCAAGCGCGTGAACCGGGCCGTGGATCCGGAAGGGGAGATTCCTGCCCACGAAAACCTCACAAAACAGCTTGACTACGAGGCCGAGCTGGCCGTCATCATCGGAAAGGACGCGAAGGACGTGCCCGAGGAACGGGTGCAGGAGTACCTGTTCGGCTATACGGTCTTAAACGATGTCAGCGCCAGAGAGCTTCAGACCGGCCATGGGCAGTGGTACTTCGGAAAGAGCCTGGACGGCTTCTGCCCCATGGGGCCATGCGTCCTGACTGCGGACAGCGTCCCGTTCCCGCCGAAGCTTTCCATCTGCTCCCGCGTAAACGGCGAGCTGCGCCAGGATTCCAATACCGAACTCTTTATTCACGGCATCGCAGAGGTAGTGGCCGAGCTTTCCAGGGGCATGACCCTGAAAGCCGGAACGATTATTGCCACAGGAACGCCGGCCGGCGTCGGAATGGGCTTTGACCCGCCGAAGTTTTTAAAGCCGGGCGATACGGTGGAATGTGAGATCGAAGGGATCGGCATCTTGAAAAACATCATAGGGGAATAA
- the larB gene encoding nickel pincer cofactor biosynthesis protein LarB yields MDEIRTMLNKVASGELSVEDAVLELKKEPFTQAGFDDLGFAKLDTHRKLRQGVAEVIYGAGKTAEQIAGIVEAMKKRGQAVILITRLDREKAEEVEERLRASLGEESGFHYYNEAKIGLCGKLPKPDGVGTIVVATGGTSDIPVAEEAALTAEALGNQVERLYDVGVAGLHRLVAHMDSIMNAQAIVAIAGMEGALASVIGGLADCPVIAVPTSIGYGASFHGVSALLSMLNSCASGVSVVNIDNGFGAGYLASMINHPKK; encoded by the coding sequence ATGGATGAAATCAGAACCATGTTAAATAAGGTAGCGTCCGGCGAGCTTTCCGTGGAGGACGCTGTCCTGGAACTAAAAAAAGAGCCGTTTACCCAGGCTGGCTTTGACGACCTGGGCTTTGCAAAGTTAGATACCCACAGGAAGCTGCGCCAGGGTGTCGCCGAGGTGATTTACGGCGCCGGAAAGACGGCGGAACAGATTGCCGGAATCGTGGAAGCCATGAAAAAAAGAGGGCAGGCAGTGATTTTAATCACCCGCCTGGACAGGGAAAAGGCTGAGGAAGTGGAAGAAAGACTTCGCGCATCCCTGGGGGAAGAGAGCGGCTTTCATTATTATAACGAGGCAAAAATCGGGCTCTGCGGGAAGCTTCCGAAGCCGGACGGCGTCGGGACGATTGTCGTGGCGACCGGCGGGACCAGCGACATCCCAGTGGCAGAGGAAGCGGCGCTGACGGCGGAAGCCCTCGGGAACCAGGTGGAACGGCTTTACGACGTGGGCGTTGCCGGGCTTCACCGGCTCGTGGCGCATATGGACTCCATCATGAACGCGCAGGCCATCGTCGCCATCGCCGGAATGGAGGGCGCCCTCGCCAGCGTTATCGGCGGGCTTGCGGACTGCCCGGTCATCGCCGTGCCCACCAGCATCGGCTACGGCGCGTCGTTCCATGGCGTGTCGGCTCTGCTTTCCATGTTAAACTCCTGCGCCAGCGGGGTCAGTGTCGTAAACATCGACAACGGCTTCGGCGCCGGATATCTTGCCAGCATGATTAACCATCCGAAAAAATAA
- the larC gene encoding nickel pincer cofactor biosynthesis protein LarC, with the protein MKTLYLDCGMGAAGDMLMAALLELCPDREAFLEKMNGLGLPGVSVKAVPAEKCGILGTHMEVTVFGEEEESLDAGHGHHHHHGDEDHGAGGHHHHHHGDEDHGADGHGHHHHGDEEHGADGHHHHHHHADMAGIAHIISHLDLEPKVREDILAVYGLIAEAESHAHGKPVDQIHFHEVGTLDAVADVAGVCILINELKPDQVLASPVHVGSGHVHCAHGILPVPAPATAYILREVPIYSFEIKGELCTPTGAALLKHFVTKFADMPVMTVEKIGYGMGKKDFERANCVRAFLGETGEKGDTVAELSCNLDDMTAEAIGFVQELLLENGALEVYTIPVGMKKCRPGVLLTCMCRMEDEEKMTELLFRHTTTLGIREHVSRRFTLKREMKEVGTPYGTVRVKTSSGYGVCRSKMEYEDLAKIAREQGLSLEDVRSAVRKAEYKNE; encoded by the coding sequence ATGAAAACATTATATCTGGACTGCGGTATGGGAGCCGCCGGCGATATGCTGATGGCGGCGCTTTTGGAGCTCTGCCCGGATCGGGAGGCGTTCCTTGAGAAAATGAACGGCCTCGGCCTGCCCGGCGTTTCGGTAAAGGCTGTCCCGGCGGAAAAGTGCGGGATCCTCGGGACGCATATGGAGGTGACGGTGTTTGGGGAAGAAGAGGAAAGCCTGGATGCCGGGCATGGACATCACCATCATCACGGGGATGAAGACCACGGCGCAGGCGGCCACCACCATCATCACCACGGGGACGAAGACCACGGCGCAGACGGCCATGGACATCACCACCATGGAGACGAAGAACATGGAGCAGATGGCCATCACCATCATCACCACCACGCCGACATGGCCGGCATCGCTCATATCATTTCCCACCTTGACCTGGAACCGAAGGTAAGAGAGGACATTCTGGCAGTTTACGGCCTGATTGCCGAGGCGGAGTCCCATGCCCACGGAAAGCCTGTGGATCAGATCCATTTTCATGAGGTGGGGACGCTGGACGCCGTCGCCGATGTGGCAGGTGTCTGCATCCTGATAAATGAGCTAAAGCCAGATCAGGTGCTGGCGTCGCCGGTGCATGTGGGAAGCGGCCATGTTCACTGTGCCCACGGGATTCTCCCGGTGCCGGCGCCGGCCACGGCCTACATCCTGCGGGAGGTGCCGATATACAGCTTCGAAATCAAAGGTGAGCTCTGCACGCCGACGGGAGCTGCCCTCCTAAAGCATTTTGTGACGAAATTTGCGGATATGCCGGTGATGACTGTGGAAAAGATCGGCTACGGCATGGGAAAAAAGGACTTTGAGCGTGCCAACTGTGTCCGGGCCTTCCTCGGCGAGACGGGAGAAAAGGGCGATACGGTGGCAGAGCTTTCCTGCAATCTGGACGATATGACGGCCGAGGCCATTGGCTTTGTCCAGGAATTGCTCCTGGAAAACGGCGCCCTGGAGGTTTACACAATCCCCGTCGGCATGAAGAAGTGCCGCCCCGGCGTCCTCTTAACCTGCATGTGCCGGATGGAGGACGAGGAAAAAATGACGGAGCTTCTCTTCCGCCACACGACCACCTTGGGAATCCGTGAGCATGTGAGCCGCAGGTTCACCTTAAAGCGGGAAATGAAGGAAGTGGGGACGCCATACGGAACCGTGCGGGTGAAAACCTCCAGCGGATATGGTGTCTGCCGCAGCAAAATGGAGTATGAAGACCTCGCAAAGATCGCCAGAGAGCAGGGGCTTTCCCTGGAGGACGTGCGGAGCGCGGTCAGAAAGGCAGAATATAAAAATGAGTAA
- a CDS encoding GNAT family N-acetyltransferase has protein sequence MSKAGDGRWILETERLTLREMTDADFPALCKILQDEKAMYAYEHAFSDEEAKTWLENQKRRYAKYGIGLWAVVLKETGEMIGQCGLTWQPVPKEYTPSETALEIGYLFQRAFWHKGYAAEAAAGCRKYAFETMNAPKVCSIIRDSNAASMRVAERNGMKPVMTFVKHYYGMDMPHIIYEAEK, from the coding sequence ATGAGTAAAGCAGGAGACGGACGATGGATCCTCGAGACGGAGCGGCTTACCCTGCGGGAGATGACGGACGCGGATTTTCCGGCGCTCTGCAAAATCCTTCAGGATGAGAAGGCCATGTACGCCTATGAGCATGCCTTTTCCGACGAGGAGGCGAAAACCTGGCTGGAAAACCAGAAGCGGCGCTATGCAAAGTACGGGATCGGGCTCTGGGCTGTCGTTTTAAAGGAGACGGGCGAGATGATCGGCCAGTGCGGCCTCACCTGGCAGCCGGTACCGAAGGAATATACGCCGTCGGAGACAGCTCTTGAGATTGGCTATCTGTTCCAGCGGGCTTTCTGGCACAAAGGCTATGCGGCCGAGGCAGCCGCAGGGTGCAGAAAGTATGCCTTTGAGACCATGAACGCCCCGAAGGTCTGCTCCATCATCCGCGACAGCAATGCGGCGTCAATGCGTGTGGCTGAGAGGAATGGGATGAAGCCGGTGATGACGTTTGTGAAGCATTATTATGGGATGGATATGCCGCATATTATCTATGAAGCGGAGAAATAA
- a CDS encoding DUF4230 domain-containing protein — protein MKSLLKKHFLAPFLIVLAVIVVLIAGILGFRALTSSNSKATKLGFENIGELATQVAYCTEVNVTEDSQNLWGIEIPFTQSKIIYSYNVEVKAGLNFEDITWSVDETNSIIRVNLPEIRILDSSIILDSFQLYHEDESIFRPITLEENNEALKQLELKAENTAVSNGLLENARLNAETILTGFFANEYDPKIYTIEFHD, from the coding sequence ATGAAAAGCTTATTAAAAAAACATTTCCTTGCCCCATTTCTAATTGTCCTGGCTGTTATTGTTGTCTTGATAGCTGGAATTCTTGGATTCAGGGCGCTCACCTCTTCTAATTCAAAGGCAACAAAACTCGGCTTTGAAAATATCGGAGAGCTTGCCACCCAGGTTGCTTATTGCACAGAAGTGAATGTAACAGAAGACTCTCAAAATTTATGGGGCATTGAAATTCCTTTTACTCAGAGCAAAATTATATACAGCTATAATGTTGAGGTGAAGGCAGGTCTCAATTTCGAAGACATTACCTGGTCGGTTGACGAAACAAATTCCATTATCCGGGTTAATCTCCCCGAAATACGGATACTAGACAGCAGCATTATTCTGGATTCCTTTCAGTTGTATCACGAAGATGAAAGTATTTTCCGGCCCATTACCCTGGAAGAAAACAACGAAGCACTCAAACAATTAGAGCTGAAAGCTGAAAACACCGCCGTTTCCAATGGATTGCTGGAAAATGCCCGTCTCAATGCGGAAACAATATTAACGGGCTTTTTTGCTAACGAATATGACCCTAAAATCTATACTATTGAATTTCATGACTAA
- a CDS encoding glycoside-pentoside-hexuronide (GPH):cation symporter, producing MSKETKAPAADARDRKMSKGELISYGLGGVASTMPSQFKTSYAMNFMSDVAGLHVGAVGILNTLLIIWDAINDPIIGGIADRTNTKRFGKYRPHMIMGILLWAVIMVMLFTVPNFSETGMWVYYIVALLLYSVFYTQFTVPWQALNSAMTHDPQERNLMLTCRQYGGFIAGAVVGVITIPIVQSQADARTGWLISVGIVCVVMIITGLCAANGAKRVDYYNSLPTPEKVHLKSQLGLVVQNRAVICAALLLGTVTLVNTMSSALSLYYLRCVVDNLALKSIFSLVSLGISLVFIPFMPAMLKKFGKIKTVFIGMAIIAVQAIWLIFRREFATDMEVIFLGFLGSLGFVFANVAVLAMIPDCTDYTEWKFGTAQAGFINATITFMKKFCSSFSTTIVGVALASVGYSATETSQEVIDMIINLKIAYPIVLFIVAALIMKAYPITPAFAREMRAELKERREKKNEK from the coding sequence ATGAGCAAAGAAACAAAAGCGCCTGCCGCCGATGCGCGCGACAGGAAAATGTCAAAGGGAGAGCTTATCTCCTATGGCCTGGGCGGCGTAGCCAGCACCATGCCCTCCCAGTTTAAGACCTCCTATGCCATGAACTTCATGAGCGACGTGGCCGGCCTCCACGTGGGAGCCGTCGGTATCTTAAACACCCTGCTTATCATCTGGGATGCCATCAATGACCCGATCATCGGCGGCATCGCCGACCGCACCAACACCAAGCGCTTCGGAAAGTACCGCCCGCACATGATTATGGGCATCCTTTTGTGGGCCGTCATCATGGTCATGCTGTTTACCGTGCCGAATTTCTCCGAAACAGGCATGTGGGTCTACTACATCGTCGCTCTGCTCCTCTATTCCGTGTTCTACACACAGTTCACAGTCCCGTGGCAGGCGTTAAACAGCGCCATGACCCATGATCCCCAGGAGCGGAACCTGATGCTTACCTGCCGTCAATACGGCGGCTTCATCGCCGGCGCCGTGGTCGGTGTCATCACAATTCCGATTGTCCAGTCGCAGGCTGATGCGAGAACCGGCTGGCTTATCAGCGTTGGCATCGTCTGCGTCGTCATGATTATCACCGGACTCTGTGCAGCCAACGGGGCCAAGCGCGTCGACTACTATAACTCTCTCCCGACGCCGGAAAAAGTACATTTAAAGAGCCAGCTTGGCCTTGTTGTGCAAAACCGCGCCGTGATCTGCGCCGCACTGCTTCTCGGGACTGTGACGCTCGTAAATACCATGAGCTCCGCGCTTTCCCTTTACTACCTGCGGTGCGTCGTGGATAACCTGGCCTTAAAGTCCATTTTCTCACTCGTGAGCCTCGGCATCAGTCTCGTGTTCATCCCGTTTATGCCGGCCATGTTAAAGAAGTTCGGAAAAATCAAGACCGTTTTCATCGGCATGGCGATTATCGCCGTTCAGGCCATCTGGCTCATCTTCCGCCGCGAATTTGCCACGGATATGGAAGTCATTTTCCTGGGATTCCTCGGAAGCCTCGGCTTCGTGTTTGCAAACGTGGCCGTGCTGGCCATGATCCCGGACTGCACGGATTACACCGAGTGGAAGTTCGGAACGGCGCAGGCAGGCTTCATCAACGCGACTATCACGTTTATGAAGAAGTTCTGCTCCAGCTTCTCCACCACCATCGTCGGCGTTGCCCTGGCTTCCGTCGGATACAGCGCCACGGAAACTTCCCAGGAAGTCATCGACATGATTATCAACTTAAAGATTGCTTATCCCATCGTCCTTTTCATCGTCGCTGCTTTGATTATGAAAGCATACCCGATCACACCGGCATTCGCACGGGAAATGCGGGCCGAGCTTAAGGAGAGGCGGGAGAAAAAGAACGAGAAATAA
- a CDS encoding amidohydrolase produces MDKQEALRSLDEKAGVLFSVSDSIWDNPETDYTENVSSSILKEALEKEGFTVESNLAGIPTAFSGTFGSGSPVIGILGEFDALPGLSQKAGIAEKEPLEKGGNGHGCGHNLLGAGSLAAAIAVKEYLKEKKCPGTVVYFGCPAEEGGSAKAFLARDGVFSHVDIALSWHPNNMNAVWAFSSLANVKVRYSFKGISAHAGTSPHLGRSALDALELMNMGVQFLREHIIPEARVHYAITNTGGDAPNVVQAEAESVYLIRAPKNSQVKEIYERVNQIAKGAAMMCGVDVTIRLEKACSNILVNHSLEKVLYENMKAVGLPQYSEEEYSFAKAIQDTLPNRTKLADRFEKIMGEKGRQIGAEYDKKSIYSFIMPYQPSEKPISGSSDVGDVSWVCPTSQIVAATCAGGTPEHTWQMVAQGKSSIAHKGLLYAGKVLAAAAIDLLESPELVAAAKEEFKRKAGDDGYQPLLPPDVKPHVK; encoded by the coding sequence GGAAACTGACTACACAGAGAACGTCTCTTCTTCTATTTTAAAAGAGGCACTGGAAAAAGAGGGATTTACCGTGGAGTCCAACCTTGCGGGGATTCCCACCGCATTTTCCGGAACCTTCGGAAGCGGCTCGCCGGTCATCGGGATTTTGGGAGAATTTGACGCACTTCCGGGACTCAGCCAGAAGGCGGGAATCGCAGAAAAAGAACCGTTAGAAAAGGGCGGAAACGGCCATGGATGCGGACACAATCTTCTCGGTGCGGGAAGTCTGGCGGCCGCCATTGCCGTCAAAGAATATCTGAAAGAGAAAAAATGTCCCGGCACCGTCGTCTACTTCGGCTGCCCGGCCGAGGAAGGCGGTTCCGCCAAGGCGTTTCTTGCAAGAGACGGCGTATTTAGCCATGTGGACATCGCACTTTCCTGGCACCCCAACAACATGAACGCCGTCTGGGCCTTCAGCTCCCTGGCAAACGTGAAGGTACGCTATTCCTTTAAGGGCATCAGCGCCCATGCCGGGACAAGCCCTCACTTAGGCCGCAGCGCCCTCGACGCGCTGGAGTTAATGAACATGGGGGTCCAGTTCCTCAGAGAACATATCATCCCCGAGGCAAGGGTTCATTACGCCATCACCAACACCGGCGGCGACGCGCCCAACGTGGTGCAGGCCGAAGCCGAATCCGTCTACTTGATCCGGGCGCCGAAGAACAGCCAGGTAAAGGAAATTTATGAGCGCGTCAACCAGATCGCAAAGGGCGCAGCCATGATGTGCGGCGTCGATGTCACGATCCGTCTGGAAAAGGCCTGCTCCAACATCCTCGTAAATCACAGCCTGGAAAAGGTTCTCTATGAAAACATGAAGGCCGTCGGTCTCCCGCAGTATTCCGAGGAAGAATATTCTTTTGCGAAAGCCATTCAGGACACGCTTCCAAACAGGACGAAATTGGCTGACCGCTTTGAAAAAATCATGGGCGAAAAGGGCCGCCAGATCGGCGCCGAATACGACAAAAAGAGCATTTACAGCTTTATCATGCCTTACCAGCCGTCGGAAAAGCCCATCTCCGGCTCCTCGGATGTGGGCGACGTAAGCTGGGTATGCCCCACCTCCCAGATTGTAGCCGCAACCTGCGCCGGAGGAACGCCGGAACACACCTGGCAGATGGTCGCCCAGGGAAAGAGTTCCATCGCCCACAAAGGTCTTTTATACGCCGGAAAGGTTCTGGCCGCAGCAGCCATCGACCTTTTGGAATCCCCGGAGCTTGTGGCTGCTGCCAAAGAAGAATTTAAAAGAAAAGCCGGCGATGACGGCTACCAGCCGCTTCTTCCGCCTGACGTGAAACCGCATGTAAAGTAA